In one window of Episyrphus balteatus chromosome 3, idEpiBalt1.1, whole genome shotgun sequence DNA:
- the LOC129913192 gene encoding NAD-dependent protein deacetylase Sirt2, producing the protein MDKEKLQERLNVEPTVDAIQKFFAEKLKFSSTSDEQEKVIDDLTFDGLTKHWKEKGFKNIITMVGAGISTSAGIPDFRSPGSGLYDNLQKYNLPHPTAIFDMDYFLDNPQPFFALAKELYPGTFNPTPSHYFVRLLHDKGLLLRHYTQNIDTLERIAGIPESKLVEAHGTFYTSHCLGCRKEHSMEWMKEEIFADRVPTCAKCNGVVKPDIVFFGENLPERFYTAPDKDFKKCDLLIIMGTSLEVQPFAGLIDRPGPDCLRLLINRDKVGRGGGRSWYSFSPGLMYGRDENTRDVAYIGDCDDGCYAVADALGWGDELRELVKSEHKRLAAENAAEGSSDEGASAIESKKESSSKKVEDVKETPSKDKESSKTK; encoded by the exons ATGGACAAAGAAAAACTTCAAGAACGATTAAATG tTGAACCAACTGTCGAtgcaatacaaaaattctttgctgaaaaattaaaattctccaGCACCTCCGATGAACAGGAAAAAGTCATCGACGATCTAACATTCGATGGTCTAACGAAACACTGGAAGGAGAAGGGTTTCAAGAATATCATCACAATGGTTGGAGCTGGCATCTCAACTT CTGCTGGAATTCCTGATTTCCGTTCACCTGGTTCTGGTCTTTATGACAATTTGCAAAAGTACAACCTTCCTCATCCAACTGCAATCTTCGATATGGACTATTTCCTTGATAATCCACAGCCTTTTTTTGCTCTAGCAAAAGAACTCTATCCGGGAACATTTAACCCGACTCCATCGCATTACTTTGTCCGTCTGTTGCATGACAAGGGTCTCCTTCTCCGACATTACACCCAAAATATAGACACTCTAGAAAGAATTGCCGGAATACCAGAATCCAAACTGGTAGAGGCACATGGAACATTCTATACCAGTCATTGTTTGGGTTGTCGCAAGGAACACTCAATGGAATGGATGAAGGAAGAGATCTTCGCCGACAGAGTTCCAACTTGTGCCAAATGCAATGGAGTTGTGAAGCCTGATATTGTCTTTTTCGGTGAGAACTTGCCTGAGAGGTTTTACACAGCTCCTGATAAAGATTTCAAAAAATGCGATTTGCTTATAATTATGGGCACTTCATTGGAAGTTCAACCATTTGCTGGACTGATCGATAGACCAGGTCCGGATTGTCTGCGATTGCTGATTAATCGAGACAAAGTTGGACGTGGGGGAGGAAGATCTTGGTATTCGTTTAGTCCTGGATTGATGTATGGAAGAGATGAGAATACAAGAGATGTGGCTTATATTGGAGATTGTGATGATGGTTGCTATGCTGTGGCTGATGCTTTGGGATGGGGTGATGAGTTGAGGGAATTGGTGAAATCGGAACACAAACGATTGGCAGCTGAGAATGCTGCAGAAGGAAGTTCTGATGAAGGAGCTAGTGCAATAGAATCTAAGAAGGAATCGAGTTCGAAAAAAGTTGAGGATGTCAAGGAGACTCCATCGAAGGATAAAGAAAGTAGTAAAACCAAGTAG